From the genome of Deinococcus sp. AJ005, one region includes:
- the glmU gene encoding bifunctional UDP-N-acetylglucosamine diphosphorylase/glucosamine-1-phosphate N-acetyltransferase GlmU has protein sequence MTAYRRPLDVVILAAGQGTRMNSALPKVLHPVAGRPMVAWAVKAARELGARNVVVVTGHGAEKVEMTLGGQGVVFARQEQRLGTGHAFICGIDVLVDSLQGNGHEDADVLVLYGDTPLLRSGTLEAMLEDHRARGSALTILTGELPDATGYGRIIRDAQGDVVRIVEQKDATPEEEAVGEFNSGVYLMDSRAGELAHRIGNDNAAGEYYLTDLLGLYRAEGEAAHAFKLADPDEVMGANDRTGLAELEAILRRRTNAAHMRAGVTLQDPERISIEDSVQIARDVTLEPGVILRGQTVLAGGVTIGAYSIVTDSVLEAGVVVKPHSVLEGAHVGAGSDVGPFARLRPGSVLGAGVHIGNFVETKNARLDAGVKAGHLAYLGDVSIGAETNVGAGTIVANYDGINKHPSVIGAGVFIGSNSTIIAPRTVGDAAFIAAGSAVHDDIPEGAMAVARGKQRNIEGWSKRYWGGMRDKVEKKLPWLAGWLERQG, from the coding sequence ATGACTGCATATAGACGTCCGCTGGACGTGGTGATCCTTGCGGCGGGACAGGGAACCCGCATGAATTCGGCCCTCCCCAAGGTGCTGCATCCCGTGGCGGGCCGCCCGATGGTGGCCTGGGCCGTGAAGGCGGCGCGTGAACTGGGCGCACGAAACGTCGTGGTGGTGACCGGGCACGGCGCAGAAAAAGTAGAGATGACGCTGGGGGGGCAGGGTGTCGTTTTTGCCCGCCAGGAACAGCGGCTGGGCACTGGCCACGCCTTCATCTGCGGCATCGACGTGCTGGTCGATTCGCTTCAGGGCAATGGCCATGAGGACGCGGACGTGCTGGTGCTGTACGGCGATACGCCGCTTCTGCGCTCCGGGACGCTGGAAGCCATGCTGGAAGACCACCGCGCGCGTGGCAGCGCCCTGACCATCCTGACCGGAGAACTGCCGGACGCCACTGGCTACGGGCGCATCATCCGCGACGCGCAGGGCGACGTGGTGCGCATCGTTGAGCAAAAAGACGCCACGCCCGAGGAAGAGGCGGTGGGCGAATTCAACAGCGGCGTGTACCTGATGGACTCGCGGGCGGGGGAACTGGCCCACCGCATCGGCAACGACAACGCGGCAGGCGAGTATTACCTGACCGATCTACTGGGTCTGTATCGGGCCGAGGGCGAGGCCGCCCACGCCTTCAAACTCGCCGATCCCGACGAAGTGATGGGCGCGAACGACCGCACTGGTCTGGCTGAACTGGAGGCTATTCTGCGCCGCCGCACCAACGCCGCACATATGCGCGCGGGCGTGACCCTGCAAGACCCCGAGCGCATCAGCATCGAGGACAGCGTGCAGATCGCCCGCGACGTGACCCTGGAACCCGGCGTGATCCTGCGCGGACAGACGGTGCTGGCCGGAGGCGTCACCATCGGCGCGTACAGCATCGTCACCGACAGCGTGCTGGAGGCGGGCGTGGTGGTCAAGCCCCACAGTGTTTTGGAGGGCGCACACGTCGGCGCGGGCAGCGATGTGGGGCCGTTTGCCCGCCTGCGCCCCGGCAGCGTGCTGGGCGCGGGCGTGCATATCGGCAACTTCGTGGAGACCAAGAACGCCCGTCTGGACGCCGGGGTCAAGGCCGGACATCTGGCCTACCTGGGCGACGTGAGCATTGGCGCGGAAACCAATGTCGGCGCGGGGACGATTGTCGCCAATTACGACGGCATCAACAAGCACCCCAGCGTGATCGGCGCGGGCGTCTTCATCGGCAGCAACAGCACCATTATCGCGCCGCGTACGGTGGGCGACGCTGCCTTTATCGCCGCCGGGAGTGCCGTCCACGACGACATCCCCGAGGGTGCGATGGCCGTGGCCCGTGGAAAGCAGCGCAATATCGAAGGCTGGTCGAAGCGGTACTGGGGCGGCATGCGCGACAAGGTAGAGAAGAAATTGCCGTGGCTGGCTGGCTGGCTGGAACGGCAGGGGTAA
- the folE gene encoding GTP cyclohydrolase I FolE, producing the protein MTTNAPDVHTAADPFMQEELELPGLSALTEQWLSAMGEDPTREGLLKTPHRVAKAWNFLTDGYRMTLEEAAGNAVFEAEGSEMVIVKDIEFYSMCEHHMLPFYGRAHIAYIPDGKILGLSKFARIVDLYARRLQVQERITTQLADAVVELLAPKGVAVLMEGTHLCMAMRGVQKQNSSTTTSAMRGVFRDDPRTRAEFMSATQTTLRSR; encoded by the coding sequence ATGACCACGAACGCCCCTGATGTCCACACCGCCGCCGATCCGTTCATGCAAGAAGAACTGGAATTGCCCGGTCTGAGCGCCCTGACCGAACAGTGGCTCAGTGCGATGGGTGAAGACCCCACGCGCGAGGGGCTGCTTAAAACCCCCCACCGCGTCGCCAAAGCCTGGAACTTCCTGACTGACGGCTACCGCATGACCCTGGAGGAAGCCGCTGGAAACGCCGTCTTCGAGGCCGAGGGCAGCGAGATGGTGATCGTCAAGGATATCGAGTTCTATTCCATGTGCGAACACCACATGCTGCCGTTTTATGGCCGGGCGCACATCGCCTACATTCCCGACGGCAAGATCCTGGGCCTGAGCAAGTTCGCGCGGATCGTGGACCTGTACGCCCGGCGTTTGCAGGTACAGGAGCGCATTACCACCCAACTGGCCGACGCCGTGGTGGAACTGCTGGCCCCCAAGGGCGTGGCGGTGCTGATGGAAGGCACCCACCTGTGCATGGCGATGCGCGGCGTGCAAAAGCAGAATTCTTCCACCACCACCAGCGCCATGCGCGGCGTGTTCCGGGACGATCCCCGCACCCGCGCCGAGTTCATGAGCGCCACACAGACGACCCTGCGCTCACGCTGA
- a CDS encoding PadR family transcriptional regulator: MQGRGSDGNLLRGTLDFLLLASLEARPLYGLRIIQDVQATTQGHFNFKEGTLYPALHRLEKRGLIQSDRQPSDSGGPPRKYYELTEGGRTELARQREEQRAHIAALRPYLEFA; encoded by the coding sequence ATGCAAGGCAGAGGTTCGGACGGAAATTTACTGCGCGGCACGTTGGACTTTCTGCTGCTCGCCAGCCTGGAGGCGAGACCGCTGTACGGCCTGCGGATCATCCAGGACGTCCAGGCCACGACCCAGGGACACTTCAACTTCAAGGAAGGCACGCTGTATCCAGCGCTGCACCGCCTGGAGAAACGCGGACTGATCCAGTCAGACCGTCAACCCAGCGACAGCGGCGGCCCGCCCCGCAAGTACTACGAACTGACCGAGGGCGGCAGAACGGAGCTGGCCCGCCAACGTGAGGAACAACGCGCCCATATCGCGGCCCTGCGCCCGTATCTGGAATTTGCATGA